A window of Chlamydiota bacterium contains these coding sequences:
- a CDS encoding four helix bundle protein: MTFERFEDVPVWKEGVKLTTAIFQLTEDKRFRFKGDIANQIQRASLSIPNNIAEGFERGTTQELITFLYYARGSAGEVRSILAVMEQMRVFDDLKFQISNLKLLVESISRQVRGWTNTLQNTKIQGQRHLNDNTKKAFEREKNRKEFEATLKKYWQPS, translated from the coding sequence TTTGAAGATGTGCCCGTCTGGAAAGAAGGAGTGAAATTAACAACCGCAATATTTCAATTGACCGAAGACAAGCGTTTTCGGTTTAAGGGTGATATTGCAAATCAAATTCAACGTGCGTCCCTGTCCATCCCTAATAACATCGCGGAAGGCTTTGAGCGTGGGACGACTCAAGAATTAATTACTTTTCTTTACTATGCACGCGGCTCAGCTGGAGAGGTGCGGTCCATTCTAGCGGTCATGGAACAAATGCGTGTGTTTGACGATTTGAAATTTCAAATTTCAAATTTGAAATTGTTGGTAGAAAGCATTTCACGCCAAGTAAGAGGTTGGACAAACACGTTACAGAACACAAAAATTCAGGGCCAGAGACATCTGAATGACAATACAAAAAAGGCCTTTGAAAGAGAGAAAAATCGTAAAGAATTCGAAGCAACACTAAAAAAATATTGGCAACCGTCCTAG